The following nucleotide sequence is from Salvia miltiorrhiza cultivar Shanhuang (shh) chromosome 7, IMPLAD_Smil_shh, whole genome shotgun sequence.
tggactaaccacaggatctgtgagcagcagcttccggcagcaacatattcagcttcagttgtagaggtggcgactgaagtctgtttcttagaaaaccaagagatgagcttgttgcctaggaattgacatgttccggaggttgatttgcgatcgagcttgcatccaccgaagtcggagtctgaaaatccggtgagcttgatgtcgtcctctactgggtaccacaatcctaaattgggtgtgcccttaagatatctcagaatccgcttagctgcatctaaatgagcttccttaggatctgattgatatcttgcacaaaccccgactgcaaatgcgatatctggtctgctcgcagtcaaatacagcaaagatccaatgatttctttgtacttcttcgaagagacagagtttccttctgaacctggatcaactttccagtttgtgttcattgggatcttgactgacttcatgtgctgaataccgaacttagctatcagctccttggcatacttggactggctgatcagtattccttctttggtctgcttgacttgcaatccgagaaagaaattcatttctcccatcatggacatttggaatttgttcttcatgatgtcagcaaacttattgcacatgtgttcggatttggatccgaagattatgtcatcgacataaatttgaacaagcaagagatcttctccttctttgagagtgaacaacgttctgtccacatatccctttttgaagccttgttcaactagatactccgagagagtatcataccacgctcttggtgcttgtttcaacccatagagcgctttcttcagcttgtacaccttttctggtccagcagcctcaaatcctggaggttgttctacatagacttcatctgtgagcactccattgagaaatgcacacttgacatccatttggtgtaccttgaaacctttgtgagctgcaaaagctaagaagagtctgactgcttccaatctggcaactggggcaaatgtctcgtcgtagtcgattccttcttcttgactgtatcctttagccacaagccttgctttgtttctcacaacatttccttcttcgtctttcttgttcttgaaaatccatttcaagccaatcacctttgcatcgtctggtcgatccacaagctcccaaacagaattccggttgaattcattgagttcttctagcattgcgatgacccattctgtggacttcagagcttcttcaatatcctttggctctgtagttgataagaaacaactgaaattcttatcttcgttgatgcagttctggttgatgtcgaagacgaggttgcacatagatctccgagtcttgacgccatctgatggttctccaatgatgttctccttagagtggagttcaaaccatcttcgatatttcttgatttcttcaggagatggtggagcttcttcagttagaatagctctgggatgttgagcactttctggagcaggggagagttgagctggggcggcttctgcgcgttcaacttgaacttcagcaactggagttcccccttgactattgccatctgtattggctccagtttgagcttcagaccgttggttgatcttctgatactgaagcatctcagtatcttcatccttgccaggtccccataccaagacagtagagggctcgtcagtatggatttcagctttggaaccttcagtgatctgaacattcttttcagcatcttgttccctgaaaccatctgtagactcatcaaagatcacatgaggtgtttcttctacacaaagagtttgagtattgaacactcgataggctttgcttgaacgttctgttccagagtatccaaggaagactcctggatcagccttgcaatCGAAGGTGTTCAGCCTCTTCTTAtcgttgttgtgtatgaaacacttagaaccgaaagcataaaagtaggcaatcgatggctttctgttcttccataactcgtatggagttcttccatgtctctgagtgaggaaggagcgattctgcgtgtagcatgcgttgttgactgcttcggcccaaaacttcaaggggagttttgactcggctagcatcgtccttgctgcttcctttagagaccggtttcttctttctgcaactccattctgctgtggagttcttgctgcagaagtttgatgactgattccttgttcatcacaatactcacgaatgacagtattgaggaactcagtcccacgatctgatctgatgctgatgatgttgacttccttttcaacgctcagtctcctcagcagctttggcagttcctccagtgtctccttctttttgaaaagaaagataacccaggtatatcgtgaataatcatccacaactaccaaggtgtacttcctaccgttgtagcttcttggagtgatcgggccaaacagatccatgtgaagtagatgcagaatcctttcagaggagtgtcctgtctttgacttgaatgatgtccgcgtctgttttcctctgaggcatgcttcacattcttgcttcttctggaatacaatagaagggagaccttctaccagttgatgtttagcaagtttgttgatcgtcttgaagttgagatggttgagtctcttgtgccatagccagttgagctctgagctgcttttgctgatgaggcacgtttctggtgggctgtcttcccaagaaacgacgtagagacttccttgtctgaatcccttcagaaccaccttcttctaattgtttctaatagtgaattcatcctttttgattttcactgtgaaaccactgtcacaaaattgactcacagacaacagattatgtttaagaccagaaacaaagctaacattactgatactggcgttacccatgttgagcacaccgtagccttttgtttctccaatcgagttgtctccgaatgcaactttggatccagctttctcaacatactgggatagatattctttgtagcccgtcatatgcttcgaacagccactgtccagataccacgttctgattgaagctttggcctcttccttctttttatgtttcctgacattgacctgcaagaaagagttgcttcaggcacccaatcaagctttgggtccttcaatgttagttcgagttccctttggaacccaaatctgcttcagaattggtctggctgattttttgcgcattgttggatgtctgatcggtgtcgttggcgcttcaggtggcatatGAGCATTCTtccgttgagaaatccttttgaagacCTCagtcttgtagcagttctgtctggtgagtggttgaggtcttctttgctcgccgAAGTATCTTCcgtgagatactttagtctttgcagacttatggagatttgtctgacgtccagcggcttgtcgtcgaggaagtggcatggctcgactggactcagcattgcttgatctccatggatgttgttctttctgaaactgaactgaggatgtcggtttctgactgatgtggcctttcttccccctgggttgatgaggaagattcttcttggctcctgatgttccttcccggatctttgactgaaatctgctttccagccttttcaataagatgatctggttgggagcctccttagctcgtctgtagcttcgtggaggtggaacatttgatctggccatcagtctgcgcttgtgaacttcatccatatcatgatctcttgattcttctgaggttgtgatttcagaaggatcattcttagagatgatcatgatatcctttcctttggcagctgcaacctttcctccgatgctgttgaccagtcctttcgatggaaagttgctcatcatgggagactgcatcatgcagttcttgactgtttcttccagcttgtgattgagcctcttgatttcatgagaagctctttcacattctgagttggagattctgagctcttcttccagtcggctgttctccatgattagctgatcaagacatgtttcatccggaaagtagatgattgtctgatgtttagctcgttcatcatcgatcttcttgccttctctggtcgaggccttcagtgcaactcctcttgaggttgatggaccatcttcgtctgatcctccagccttcttgataccaagatttctcagaaggtcgaactcatttgccatgagatcggagaaaagcttgtttgtcgggagctgactgaatcctggcttatgctgatgagcgactgagtagatctgccattctcctcgtggcagtgctcgaagaatcttcaagttgatttctcgttgaatgtatttgtctttggaaatggattgaacttcattcaatataagattgaatctttgttccatttcctcgacagattcattcttgagcatgaggaaggagtcgaatttctgacaagctatggatagcttattttccttgatctcctcagaacctacgcacattctttccagaatatcccacatctcctttgctgtcctgcacttgatgatcttcatgacatacttgtcaggaacggtgccggagatgatgcttttggcgaggttgtctagctcatcttgcttcctttcttctgtggtgaagtctgcctttgacttgggctggtcctcatcgtaaggttcctgacggatgtcagtaggaaccctttttacagtttcggtgataatgatcggaccgctggtgatgacttcccacattctacaatgttgggcaatgaggaaactttcaagccgaaacttccatatgtcgtatttttcaatacaaaacataggtagagaagataatttgctgtggttagtctccatcaaaaaaaaagaagaacagataacagcagataaagcaaatagcaagcacaaaaataagaaagagtaaaactttttcgagacctttaataaggatctagttcaagtaggaactagtcagagacagatagttcttgcgaacaacctgctctgataccaattgttaggtccgggggggtctcgaataggtgtatgggggggaatacacctataggctatttttatgactatctacaaacctcaatcagagggatctcagtcagagatagaaacaaaactttacacgcaaacaagacacctgtttaaccgaaataagtattgaccaacagggttgacgactgatactgaaagctcttcagtaaagagttatcagttaagtcactggaacttaactgatccaagtaagggctttagtcgtgtttgcagagatgaagatgatatctctcttccttactatcagaggatagtgagtcagattgatatcatacgcagcggaaattaaacttagtttcgaatagcctcggtggagcagatagttggattagggtttctcttttcagttagtcagcattcagtttttatcaattgaaataacacagttataaatgtaaaactgaaagctgtaaataacatagagacttttacgtggttcggaaaaactctttcctacatccacggctggttgatcagaccaacaatccactccgcaagtgcttccctggtgcactgcaaaccgtgaactgaagataaactctcttcagcacctacacacctcgcgtagggtttccatacctacacacctcgcgcaggatttcagcacctacacagctcgcgcaggatttccttgctaagcacacctcgtgctcagacttccctatcagagttcagaatACCTTCctaaactccgagtcactcaaacactcttatgggggagaggtttaaacgagtgccaactatacttacaaagaacgagttctttgaagtaagtttgacctttggcttctgggtacacagaatatatgcctagggtctaagagaatgtatgtaatcagcagtgactgattttggctttggaattctcttcttcgattcaagctttgggcggtttaagctataggctgagtagctatttcggcagagcttcagcttatgtcgttgaatcggtgaagattgaagtgatcctcgagcgctatttgtaggagaactcttgaatagatccgttggcgtaaatcgtcctcaagatttcttccgttggagagcaattcgaatttgggctgaggcttcaatcttcgaggttccttgtctgtgtggaaacggctctctttgatggacaggagatgtgacatctctgaaaagtaaccaccagataggaatgacctctgcagagataagatattgagatatctctgcatttaatgcggctgtacttgagcgtacgtggcttcctctgaacgttggaagatcagtcctaggaggaatgttcaactgatacttgactttagtatcaatccATGGCGCGCATCAAATAAttagtcttcaactgattcttcaactgatacttcagttggtaactgcagtcttcagtcttcagtcttcgttcttcagtattcagtcttcagtctttgacaccgcaactaaactagaaacgaactctaacacttgagttcaaaaacgattctagtctattacatttaagtcctatgaattttggtatcatcaaaacaagggttaggatattccacaaggttcccaacactgtaaataaaaaaaaaggaaacgtggGAATGGTGGTAAAGCATATGAGATGCTTAGCAGAATGCCTGACCAAAATAAGCACTTACACCGCCTGATAGGAACCAACGATGTTGATTGCATTGCCAATTTGCGTATGGACCGTAACACGTTTGGGCGGTTGTGTCACATATTACGAGAAGTAGGAGGTCTAGTGCCAGGTAATTACGTCACCGTTGAAGAACAAGTAGCTATGTTCTTGTCTGTCCTAGCACATCATAAAAAGAATAGGGTcgtaagatttgatttttggaGGAGTGGTCAGACCATTTCGCATTACGTACATGCGGTGTTAggagcaattttgaatttgcacCAAATTTTTTTATCTAAACCCACGCCCGTACCCTATGATTGCACAGAGCCGAGGTGGCAATGGTTTAAGGTAAGTAAGATGGAAAGGTAGTCATGTTAATTGTAACTAATATTGTCCGGCGGTTTATGTATTACTAACTTGTTTCGCAATCTATATTGATTTAGGGCTGTCTAGGAGCGTTAGACGGCACATACATTAATGTGACTGTCAGCAATAATGACAAACCACGATATAGAACATGGAAAGGGCAGATTTCTACTAATGTTCTAGGTGTGTGCGATCGGGATATGAAGTTTGTTTATATTCTGTCCGGTTGGGAAGGTTCTGCTGCGGATTCTAGAATTTTAAGGGATGCCCTCAACAGACCCCATGGTCTTAAAGTTCCTAAGGGTAAATACACATATACAATACTTTATACCTTATTACTACCCATGTTCTTTTTTAAGTGGGCTTTGTGAGAATTGTTGTCTGATTTTAACATATCTGTTGGTTTATTGGGATCTCAATAGGAAGTTACTATTTGTGTGACAATGGTTACGCAAATAGTGATGGTTTTCTAACGCCTTACAAAGGAGTTAGATACCACCTGAAAGAGTGGGGTTCCAATGCTGGAAGGCCCCAAAACAAGGAAGAGCTCTTTAACTTGAGGCACAGCAAGGCTCGGAATGTCATTGAGAGGGCGTTTGGGATAATGAAGATGCGGTGG
It contains:
- the LOC130992982 gene encoding protein ALP1-like is translated as MLSRMPDQNKHLHRLIGTNDVDCIANLRMDRNTFGRLCHILREVGGLVPGNYVTVEEQVAMFLSVLAHHKKNRVVRFDFWRSGQTISHYVHAVLGAILNLHQIFLSKPTPVPYDCTEPRWQWFKGCLGALDGTYINVTVSNNDKPRYRTWKGQISTNVLGVCDRDMKFVYILSGWEGSAADSRILRDALNRPHGLKVPKGSYYLCDNGYANSDGFLTPYKGVRYHLKEWGSNAGRPQNKEELFNLRHSKARNVIERAFGIMKMRWGILRSTTFYPIKTQNRLIMATFLINNFIRTEMPIDPLEAQFDAMANTNATNFELEADDFIDTIENSPQWNASRDALADEMWLQYVNAH